The following proteins are encoded in a genomic region of Ostrinia nubilalis chromosome 1, ilOstNubi1.1, whole genome shotgun sequence:
- the LOC135088302 gene encoding GPI transamidase component PIG-T, whose translation MISSFLTFMVFLTVVSTVYGDDFKEEIFIKPLPQSHLYSYFQFTTLVNSENSFSHTHLSPRSLGEIISRFQVDELHLTLTEGQWRHRQWGYPVIDAAPGAELYAWFSPEVTDIDEQWRKLSATLSGLFCASLNFIDNFNTITPQDALYPTGLLKKSSTPSNLLLRYASLPREIVCTENLTPWKKLLPCESSRGFSALLNSRMIHNTNYHSIAVHVRNVCASKECKETLVEIKQTVSLVYDYKIINSNDWSFRKLFGQGLPGACPLSSASTIYVDVSSNDTQSFTLTPPPDKVVLSQRGGSDTHLAVYNIKADGQMVNIGAKQNPTEKLHMPIPPPIYFNRYVLGYGKEFGGIVTEITNNHWTPIDVVLLENAPWWLPIQTSTLRVNGEADSKLIKSMFFSPGRSRQRPYHLEIMMSLPARSTTTITIDFEFVFLKWQEYPPDANHGFYIGSALISANLPIAKSYTSLPIEGITFDSVINASSPWYPAVFRTNGAMVSLPTPDFSMPYNVICLACTVVALAFGPLHNICTKELVLKPVGTPVSLTQKLLNLFKRKRD comes from the exons atgattagTTCGTTTTTAACGTTTATGGTCTTCTTGACCGTTGTTTCCACTGTTTACGGTGACGATTTCAAAGAAGAAATATTTATCAAACCACTGCCTCAATCTCACTTGTATTCCTACTTCCAGTTTACAACTCTAGTGAATTCAGAAAATTCAT tttcacATACACATCTATCGCCGAGGTCCTTAGGTGAAATTATTTCCCGATTCCAAGTTGATGAACTACACCTTACATTAACAGAAGGCCAATGGAGACACAGACAATGGGGTTATCCAGTCATAGACGCGGCACCTGGAGCTGAACTATATGCATGGTTCTCACCAGAGGTTACCGACATAGATGAGCAATGGCGGAAACTAAGTGCGACCCTCTCTGGGTTATTTTGTGCATCCTTAAATTTCATAGACAATTTTAACACTATCACACCACAAGATGCTCTATATCCCACTGGCTTATTAAAAAAGAGCTCTACGCCAAGTAATTTACTTTTGAGATATGCATCTTTACCCAGGGAAATAGTTTGTACTGAAAATTTAACACCTTGGAAAAAACTTCTGCCCTGTGAATCGAGTCGAGGATTTTCTGCATTACTAAATTCAAGGATGATACACAATACAAACTATCATTCAATCGCTGTACATGTTAGGAATGTATGTGCCTCTAAAGAATGCAAGGAGACACTTGTGGAGATAAAACAAACAGTTTCCCTTGTATATGATTATAAAATTATCAACAGCAATGACTGGTCCTTCAGAAAACTATTTGGCCAAGGATTGCCAGGAGCCTGTCCTCTGTCCTCTGCTAGCACTATCTATGTTGATGTGTCATCAAATGACACTCAATCATTTACACTGACACCTCCGCCAGATAAAGTTGTTCTTTCGCAAAGAGGAGGCAGTGACACACACCTTGCAGTATACAATATAAAAGCTGATGGTCAAATGGTAAACATTGGAGCTAAGCAAAATCCTACAGAAAAGTTGCACATGCCTATACCTCCACCCATATACTTCAACCGATATGTATTGGGTTATGGAAAAGAATTTGGTGGAATTGTCACAGAAATAACTAACAATCACTGGACTCCTATAGATGTAGTTTTACTAGAAAATGCTCCATGGTGGCTCCCCATACAAACAAGCACTCTGAGGGTAAATGGTGAAGCAGAcagcaaattaataaaatcaatgTTCTTCTCTCCTGGACGCAGCAGACAAAGACCATACCATCTTGAAATTATGATGTCATTACCAGCAAGATCAACAACAACTATCACCATAGACTTTGAGTTTGTCTTTTTGAAATGGCAAGAGTACCCACCTGATGCCAATCATGGCTTTTATATAGGGTCAGCCCTTATCTCTGCCAATCTGCCTATAGCCAAAAGTTACACAAGTCTGCCAATAGAGGGAATTACTTTTGATTCAGTGATCAATGCCTCCAGCCCTT GGTATCCAGCAGTCTTCAGGACCAATGGTGCCATGGTATCTTTGCCTACTCCTGACTTTAGTATGCCATACAATGTAATCTGTCTAGCTTGCACTGTAGTTGCTTTGGCATTTGGCCCACTACACAACATATGCACAAAAGAATTGGTACTAAAACCAGTTGGAACTCCTGTGTCATtaacacaaaaactactgaatttGTTTAAAAGAAAACGAGATTAA
- the LOC135077245 gene encoding titin-like: protein MGTQGGEHVFRCPCFEEHMDYQKVVDLSDAGLIIYRQTSRTEDVNPRQNIAQSATSTSEDIFILHNTKDAEILSADIMPTFDENKISCPRCRHIIENAKRLLKSIPIINRNDIMGICDHCRRKATRSPCQECDEVVKKFVTGRDDTKKKAKSHITKWLSKIHRLLKDVVITEKSAVFKKGRTYSDIDIQNLHHNSPISLREPEVGDLFYSETLRTGSTRTLSDRSYHSHPNYPKVKKHATFAEFSEQDYFGPDKKRHYYISRSHQDLTYIPDESVSFLETLREDFDTAREGFKTAREDFKTAREGLKTAREGFATRKSITDQSLKKLSMTPTGKYKLDDPFQSMSDSSLKKPYKILEKKSARYKSEDVLKSSTDLSSKELTGISPGKYKSDNALLRSIPGFADDDYVKEGFGYLFLKEKAEDIRPPKKRISSSELIKNTQDMLQARAEEEQMKQEEERRKKQEEQERRRKAREEKRIQAETARLSREAEEKRLAEEEAKRLAEEKKRLDEEEKIRLAEEEKNWLEEEKAKKLAEEEAKKRAKEERDKSTKQEHKKSAKDEQKKSGKDEHKKIPEKPKEKPDSVQKKPVSETASKAKEIPPEKKTTPIETKKKDEEKPKPIKEPSPEKPKEKPPKEEKPPKVKEEVEKPKKEKPEPIVKEKEPKKEKEIKEKDKTEDKNKKEPKKPEVKEEVKEPKEPAKPKAEAAPVDDFRKLLAEQAKEREELQKQRKQQKEEEERRAKEAAAKIAQENAQMKENAAAAKLKAQKKQQSEPEPAKPEKRQEKPTTKELNIKQIKVRNKSGDDLILQLVKLKQNTQGERQRLLKKELDVTRLLYRHKGHNKAKDKNCLVCRDSDIELDLESIANKRQDDDKMADIIIGQKIFKYKPPLTEKHLEEEVAPLLFKTSVKEEIASVPEKAEPEPVKVVPDEIEVPIPKKPVAPTKGSKGVEQEVPKGIIRYALSDRSFIDKGWTMLPTEKVVRKMNVYRMRPAQPEFDWFEHNKNKRLMFYDTGEKLAEFDDNGRGRWYYKNGRLALDYYDAEETNAQQRYVVYSSGEPDERGRSRPITILATFDYLGNGVVFDHSGKIRLKYNQTEGVVLDRAIGPVSHWKWHTLNDPPVLQQVMIDTQMSHKDPDIVKLGGPGDNKARPDNEEMLAIEFDNFIKEKSKKLTQKFKPFQIKMKALKINESFSLKVLDQATVYLIFRDGSANLKLNIGMILDHKEIVDTDTAEVGEVSNSLERLPARTESIAGLQASVAHAQRVERARVERARRLRPAEPCGSADRLVAAASKPLRPPFRTAPSASATSVMASDYACKCRKPSSSNLYYDTRLI from the exons ATGGGGACACAAGGTGG GGAACATGTTTTTCGATGCCCGTGTTTCGAAGAACACATGGATTATCAAAAAGTCGTGGACCTGAGTGATGCAGGCTTAATCATTTATCGACAAACGTCTCGAACAGAAGAT GTCAATCCGAGACAAAATATCGCTCAATCTGCAACAAGCACTTCTGAAGACATATTTATACTTCATAACACAAAAGACGCTGAAATACTTTCGGCAGATATAATGCCAACTTTCG ATGAAAACAAAATAAGCTGTCCACGCTGCAGGCATATTATTGAGAATGCCAAAAGACTATTGAAAAGTATACCTATCATAAACAGAAATGATATAATGGGAATATGTGACCACTGTCGAAGGAAAGCCACTCGCAGTCCGTGTCAGGAATGTGATGAAGTAGTAAAGAAGTTCGTAACTGGCAGGGatgatacaaaaaaaaaagctaagaGCCATATTACAAAGTGGCTTTCTAAAATTCATCGCCTGTTGAAAGATGTAGTTATTACCGAAAAGTCTGCAGTCTTTAAAAAAGGCCGAACATATTCGGACATCGACATTCAAAATTTACATCACAATTCCCCAATATCTTTACGAGAACCAGAAGTTGGTGATCTGTTTTATTCAGAAACTTTAAGAACAGGATCCACGAGAACTCTGTCAGATCGCTCGTATCATTCACATCCAAATTATCCTAAAGTAAAGAAACATGCAACATTCGCTGAATTCTCAGAACAAGACTATTTTGGTCCCGATAAAAaaagacattattatatttCAAGGTCTCATCAGGACCTCACGTACATACCGGATGAGAGCGTATCTTTTCTGGAAACTCTTCGTGAAGACTTTGATACTGCTCGTGAAGGCTTTAAAACTGCTCGTGAAGACTTTAAAACTGCTCGCGAAGGCTTAAAAACTGCTCGCGAAGGCTTTGCTACCAGAAAATCGATAACAGATCAGTCTTTAAAGAAACTGTCTATGACACCAACTGGCAAATATAAATTAGATGACCCTTTCCAATCAATGTCAGATAGTTCTTTGAAAAAACCTtataaaatattggaaaagaaGTCTGCAAGATATAAATCCGAAGATGTTCTTAAATCTTCAACTGACCTGTCTTCAAAAGAACTTACTGGTATTTCGCCTGGAAAATACAAATCTGATAATGCTCTTCTGCGGTCCATACCGGGTTTTGCAGATGATGACTATGTAAAGGAGGGCTTTggttatttatttcttaaagaGAAAGCTGAAGATATACGACCTCCTAAGAAACGTATTAGTTCCTCagagttaataaaaaatacccaAGACATGTTGCAAGCTCGAGCTGAAGAAGAGCAAATGAAACAGGAAGAAGAACGTCGAAAAAAGCAGGAGGAACAAGAGAGAAGAAGAAAGGCCCGCGAAGAAAAGCGGATCCAAGCTGAAACAGCAAGACTCTCGCGCGAAGCAGAAGAAAAGAGACTGGCTGAAGAGGAAGCGAAAAGACTTGCAGAAGAAAAAAAGAGATTagatgaagaagaaaaaattAGGTTAgctgaagaagaaaaaaattggcTAGAAGAAGAGAAAGCCAAAAAGCTTGCAGAAGAAGAAGCAAAAAAACGTGCTAAAGAAGAACGTGACAAGTCAACGAAACAAGAACATAAGAAGTCGGCGAAAGACGAACAAAAAAAATCGGGTAAAGACGAACACAAAAAAATTCCTGAAAAACCCAAAGAAAAGCCCGATTCAGTACAAAAGAAACCAGTTTCAGAAACTGCGAGTAAAGCTAAAGAAATTCCACCAGAGAAAAAGACTACACCgatagaaactaaaaaaaaagacGAAGAAAAACCAAAACCAATAAAAGAACCTTCGCCTGAGAAACCAAAAGAAAAACCACCGAAAGAAGAAAAACCACCTAAAGTGAAAGAAGAAGTAGAAAAACCTAAGAAAGAGAAACCAGAGCCAATagttaaagaaaaagaacctaaaaaggaaaaagaaattaaagaaaaagataaaacggaagataaaaataaaaaagagccTAAAAAGCCAGAAGTTAAGGAAGAAGTCAAAGAACCTAAAGAACCGGCAAAACCTAAAGCTGAAGCTGCTCCAGTTGATGATTTTAGGAAATTACTAGCGGAACAGGCTAAAGAAAGAGAAGAATTGCAGAAACAAAGGAAGCagcaaaaagaagaagaagagagaAGAGCTAAAGAAGCAGCAGCAAAGATAGCACAAGAAAACGCCCAAATGAAAGAAAATGCCGCGGCGGCAAAATTAAAAGCCCAAAAGAAACAACAATCAGAACCAGAGCCTGCTAAACCTGAGAAAAGGCAAGAAAAACCCACAACTAAggaattaaatataaaacaaataaaggTCAGAAATAAATCGGGGGACGACTTAATTTTACAGTTGGTCAAATTAAAACAGAATACCCAAGGCGAAAGACAAAGACTTCTTAAGAAAGAGTTAGATGTTACTCGTTTGCTTTATCGTCACAAGGGTCATAAtaaagctaaagataaaaattgcTTAGTATGTAGAGACTCTGATATTGAATTAGATCTCGAGAGCATAGCCAATAAACGGCAAGATGACGACAAAATGGCAGATATTATTATAGgacagaaaatatttaaatacaagCCTCCTTTGACTGAAAAACATCTGGAAGAAGAAGTGGCGCccttattatttaaaacaagtgtTAAAGAAGAAATTGCGAGTGTACCTGAAAAAGCCGAGCCAGAACCGGTTAAAGTGGTACCCGATGAAATTGAAGTACCCATCCCAAAGAAGCCTGTAGCACCTACAAAGGGGAGTAAAGGG GTTGAGCAAGAGGTTCCTAAAGGTATTATTCGCTACGCTTTATCTGATCGGTCATTTATAGATAAAGGCTGGACAATGCTTCCCACAGAGAAAGTGGTGCGCAAG aTGAACGTGTATCGCATGCGGCCTGCACAACCAGAGTTCGACTGGTTTGAACATAACAAAAATAAGCGATTAATGTTTTATGACACTGGCGAGAAACTAGCAGAGTTTGATGATAACGGACGCGGGCGCTGGTATTACAAAAACGGTAGACTGGCACTGGACTATTATGACGCTgaag AAACAAACGCACAGCAAAGATATGTGGTGTATAGCAGTGGAGAGCCCGACGAGCGCGGCCGTTCCCGACCTATCACCATCCTTGCCACCTTCGACTACCTCGGCAATGGCGTAGTCTTCGATCATAGTGGGAAAATTAG GTTGAAATATAACCAAACAGAAGGAGTGGTGTTAGATCGAGCGATAGGTCCCGTTTCGCACTGGAAATGGCACACGTTAAACGATCCACCGGTCCTGCAGCAAGTCATGATCGACACGCAAATGTCGCACAAGGACCCCGACATAGTCAAGCTCGGCGGGCCGGGAGACAACAAGGCCCGCCCCGACAACGAGGAGATGCTGGCGATCGAGTTCGACAATTTCATAAAGGAAAAAAGCAAGAAATTAACCCAAAAGTTCAAGCCGTTCCAGATCAAAATGAAGGCTCTCAAGATAAACGAGAGCTTCTCGCTGAAGGTGTTGGACCAAGCGACCGTGTACTTGATATTCAGGGACGGGTCGGCGAATCTGAAGTTGAACATCGGGATGATATTGGACCACAAGGAGATCGTGGACACGGACA